From Tepidimicrobium xylanilyticum, the proteins below share one genomic window:
- a CDS encoding ABC transporter ATP-binding protein has product MSEVLLEVKNLKKYFPVTKGVLKRKVGEVKAVDNVSLFIKEGETLGIVGESGCGKSTLGRTLLRLYEATEGEVTFKGIDVLKASKDQMKELRRKMQIVFQDPYSSLNPRMTVSQIIGEALVEHGLYRRGKELEDYVVEIMNKCGLARYHMNRYPHEFSGGQRQRIGVARALALNPSFIVADEPVSALDVSIQSQVINLFTDLQRELNISYMFISHDLGVVRYISHRVGVMYLGSLVELAEKNALFDSPKHPYTQALLSAIPVPDPTMKRDRIILEGDIPSPANPPSGCKFHTRCMYAKDICKEVVPEFRDLGGEHFVACHFAE; this is encoded by the coding sequence ATGAGCGAAGTTTTATTAGAAGTGAAAAATTTAAAAAAATATTTTCCAGTGACAAAAGGAGTTTTGAAGAGGAAAGTAGGGGAAGTTAAGGCTGTGGATAATGTTTCCCTATTCATTAAAGAAGGCGAGACATTGGGCATAGTAGGAGAATCAGGATGTGGGAAATCTACCTTAGGAAGAACTTTGTTAAGGTTGTATGAAGCTACAGAAGGAGAGGTAACTTTTAAGGGCATAGATGTATTAAAAGCTTCGAAGGATCAGATGAAAGAATTAAGAAGAAAAATGCAGATAGTATTTCAGGACCCTTATAGCTCATTAAATCCTAGGATGACCGTATCTCAAATAATAGGGGAAGCTCTAGTTGAACATGGGCTATATAGAAGGGGAAAAGAATTAGAAGACTATGTGGTTGAAATTATGAATAAATGTGGTTTGGCCAGATATCATATGAATCGATATCCCCATGAGTTCTCTGGAGGACAGAGGCAGCGGATTGGTGTTGCTAGAGCTTTGGCATTAAATCCATCTTTTATAGTGGCAGATGAACCTGTCTCAGCTCTTGATGTTTCTATCCAATCTCAAGTTATCAATTTATTTACAGATTTACAAAGGGAGCTAAACATTTCATATATGTTTATTTCCCATGATTTAGGAGTTGTTAGATATATTTCCCATAGAGTTGGAGTTATGTATTTAGGTTCATTGGTTGAATTGGCAGAAAAGAATGCCCTCTTTGATAGTCCAAAACATCCATATACTCAAGCTCTTTTATCAGCTATCCCAGTGCCAGATCCAACTATGAAGAGGGATAGGATTATACTTGAGGGAGATATACCAAGTCCAGCAAATCCACCGTCTGGCTGTAAATTCCATACCCGATGTATGTACGCTAAAGATATTTGTAAAGAAGTAGTTCCGGAATTTAGGGATTTAGGAGGAGAACATTTTGTCGCGTGTCACTTTGCCGAGTAG